CGACCGGCGCCGCCTCGGCCCGTGCCAGTTCGGCATCGAGACGCGAGGCGTCGGCGATATCGCCGATCAGGCGGTCGAGGCGCTGCACGTCGTCGGCGATGATGGCCATCAGGCGCTGCTGCTGGGCCGGCTCGGGGCCCCGTTCCAGGGTCTCGACGGCGCTGCGGATCGAGGTGATGGGGTTGCGCACCTCGTGGGCCACGTCGGCGGCGAAGGCCTCGATGGCCTCGAGCCGGTCGTAGAGCACCGCCGTCATGTTGCCGAGCACCGCCGAGAGCTCGCCGATCTCGTCGCGCCGGCTCGAGAAGTCGGGGATGGCGGCGCGCTGGCCGGGCCGGCGGCGCACCATCTCGGCCGCTGCCGCGAGTTGGCGGATGGGCCTGACGATGGTGCCGGCCAGATAGAGCGAGAGCAGTACCGTCACCCCCAGCGCCAGCGCGAAGACCTGGCCGATGGCCAGTTGCAGCTGGCGCACGCTTTGCTGGATGTCGGCGCCACCGGCCGTCAGCACCAGCGCGCCGAGCACCCGCTTGAAGCGCTGCACCGGCATGGCGACGCTGACGATGAGGCCGCCGTCCTGGGTTTCGCGCACGCTTGAGGCGGCGTGGCCGGCCAGGGCGTGCCCCAGTTCCTCGCTATAAAGGGCGCGCAATTCGAGCTGTTCGCGGTAGGGCGGGTAGCTTTCCCAGCCCGGCATGGTGCGGGTCAACCATTCAGCCCAGCGGGCCAGGAATTCGAGCGCCGGCAAGTCGCCGCCGGGCAGCGGTAGCGGCAACATCTCGACCCGGCGCCCGGCGGCACCCAGGCGGCGACTGTCGGCCATCACCAGGGCGCGGCTATCAAAGAGCAGCGCCCTGGTTCGCTGCGTCCTCACCAGACGGCGCAAGAATTCCGCCGATAGCGCGGCATCGAGGCGGCGCCCGCCGGGCGGCCCGGCCACGGCCCCGGCCCCGATGGCGCCGGCGATGATGCCACTTTCGATCTCCAGGGCGGCGATCTTGGCCTCGATCAGGCCCTCGCGGTATTGGTCGAGAAACAACAAGCCGCCGAGCAGGATGCCCAGCGCCAGCACGTTGATGCCGAGGATGCGCAGCGTCAGCCGCGAGAGCCGGCGTTCGTGCCACTTTTGCACCTTGGGCAGCGGCGTCGCTGTCGTTGCCTGGCCCTCGCTTGGCTGCTCCATGTTATTAATTGGACTTCGCCCGGCCGCCCGCTCCCCCTCCCAACCAGCCACAGGTTACCACAGGGATTATTGATGGCTGGTTGGGAGCGGCAGCGGGCGGCCGGGCGATCCTCGCAAGCATCAGACCTCGCGGTAACGGTAGCCGACGCCGTAAAGCGTTTCGATGTTGGCGAATTCGGCATCGACTTCGCGCAACTTGCGACGCAGGCGCTTGATGTGGCTGTCGATGGTGCGGTCGTCGACGTAGACGTTGTCCTGGTAGGCCACGTCCATCAACTGGTCGCGGCTCTTGACGTGCCCCGGGCGCTGGGCCAGGGCCGTCAGGACCAGGAATTCGGTCACCGTCAGGCGCACCGGCTGGCCCCGCCAGGTGCAGAGATGCCGGGCCGGGTCGAGGGTGAGGTCGCCGCGCACCACGGCCTTTTCGGCAGCCTCGAGGTCGTCGGCCTGGGCCGCCTCGGCGCGGCGCAGCAGGGCCCGGATGCGTTCGATCAAGAGGCGCAGCGAGAAGGGTTTGCGGATGTAGTCGTCGGCCCCCATCTTGAGGCCCAGCACCTCGTCAAGCTCGTCGTCCTTGGAGGTGAGAAAGATCGCCGGCACGTCGCTGTGGCGGCGCAGCCGGGTCAAAAGTTCCATGCCGTCGAGGCGCGGCATCTTGATATCGAGCACCACCAGGTCGACCGGCTGGGCGCCCAGGCCGCGCAAGGCCTCGGCGCCGTCATGGTAGCTGCGCACCCGAAAACCCTCGGCCTCCAGCGCCATGGCCAGCGAGGCCAACAGGTTGCGGTCGTCATCGACCAGGGCGATGGTTGCGCTCATGACGGATTTGCCTCCTGGGGGAGGCGATTCTAGGCCGCCGTCGGCGTTGTGCCAAACGCCAATCGTGCAGGTGGTTACTAGAGCCGCATTTCTCAGTGCGCCCCGACGGCGCATGTCACCGGTGGAGGAAGGATCCACCCGAGCAGTAGTCGGTTTGACTTGGTAGCCGGCAGGCGGTTTCGTTGGGCAACCAACGCGGGGCCGAAGCCCTGCGACAAAGGCCGCCTAGGGCGGTTGAGCGAGCTTGCGGGCCGTAATTAGAGTGAGGCCTGAGCAGGCCTCGAAAGTGAAGTCGTGGACGCCGACCCGCCTGAGATTCGGGGAAGGCCGCGCGGGACGGGGAAGCAAACCGACGAGGGCACCCGTTCCGGTCCACCGGGATAGTTGGCACGGCACGCAGGCGGGCACAAAGGGTGATGGGGCGGCTGGGCTTGGCCTTGAGCGAAGCCAAAAACGACGGTCGTGAACGCCCGGCAGGGAAGCTTCGACTTCCTCGGCTATACGTTCGGCCCGCACCGCTATCGCAAGGATGGCCATTGGTATCTTGGCGCCAGTCCGTCGACGCAGGCCGGGACCCAATGAGAAATGCGGGCTAATGCCAATGCTGTTCACTTTGCGATCGTGATATGATTGGCGTAGGCGATTCGGGGCGATGGCGGCGCGTTGGACTGACGGTATCGGATGGGGAATTTGCCCACCTTTCTCTTGACGGCGCGGGGATTTCTGCGGCCTCGGTTGGAGACCACGCGCTCTTCGAGGATCTCCGCCAGCACGGCCTCATGGAAGGCGAGCCTATGCTGAGGGGGGAATAGCGGTCTCGATCTCCCAGCGTTCCTGGTGGAGCGCCGCCAGCTCCCGTGCCGGGGCTTCGGCCGGATCGGTGATGGTGGTGATCAGGCGGTAGAGGGGCTCGGCCCCGGCGATGCCCTTCAGGCGGTACTCGATCACCCGCACCAGCCGCCCCTGACGGTCCTGGCGGCGATCCTTGGCCGAGGCATAGATGGTGCTCAGATAGGAACCGTCGGAGAGCCGTTGCTGGCAGGGTGGGATTTGGTTCTTCTCAACCCGCCAGAGCAGCGCTGCCCCCGTCGCCGCGGCCTGGCTCCAGAGCGCGAAGCTGAAGAAACCGCGATCCGCCAAGCACAACATGTTCGGCTTGAGACGCTCCACCACGGCCTGGGCCAGGGTCTGCTCGCCGCTGGTGTAGGCGCCCAACTCGGCCCCGAAAAGAACGTGGCTGCCGGTTTTCACCAGGCAGACGAAGCGGAGTTGCGGATAGGCGCTACGCCCGCGCGAGGCACCCGGACGTCCGAAGGCAGCCACGTTGGCTGCCTCATTGGCCACTTCCTGGGTGCTGCCGTCGATGCTCACCAAGCGCCAGTCTCCATACCACGCCCCTTTCGTCTCTCGCTGCGCCAGCGGCCCAACGGCTTGCTGGTACAACTGCTTGACCGGCTCCACACCGAGCCGGCTGCGGGCCTGGGAAATCCCCGACTTACCGGCCACCGGAACAACCCCAAACGACCACGAGGGCCAGCGCAAGCCCTCCAAAAGACAGCGCAGAACCTCGCCGTAGGAAGCCTCCGCGTAGAGCGCCAGGGCGATGACGTAGTACATCATCACCGGCGCCGGAAGCTGCCGCTCCCGCAGACTGGCCCGACCCGTTCGTTCGAGAACCCCGTCAATCAAGTGCCGGGGAAAAGTCTTGGTGATGACCCCGAGGCTGATGTGGTCCGAAATCCGACTCCCTGCAGGCAATTTGGCCACTGTCCGTGCCATGTCATCCCTTTTATATGGTGGTCAGAGGGATGCAGTATACCATATCTTGTGTTGAGATGAACAGTATTGGCGCTAGAGCCTCGTTACAGCCTCGAAATCGATTTGCTGCGTCAAATCGAGCTGCTCGCCGGCCGCCGGCATGGGGTATTTGAGACCGCTGCCGCAATTATAGAGAACCACCCGATCGCTGACATTAACCAGGCCTTCGGCCAAGGCCTTCTCGAGGGCCGCTACGGTAGCCGCGCCCTCGGGACAGAGCAGTAATCCGTCTTCCCGGGCGGCCGCCCCTTGCGCCGCTTCGATGTCGGCATCGTCGACGGCGATGGCGAAGCCGCCGCTTTCGCGCACCGCCCGCAAGATAAGAAAATCGCCAATCGCCGCCGGCACGCGGATGCCGCTGGCCACGGTCTGGGCCTGGGGCCAGAGCTCGGCGTGTTCGCTGCCTTCCTCGAAGGCCTTGACGATGGGCGCGCAGCCGCTGGCCTGCACCGCCACCATGCGGGGCCGATGGCCGTCGATCCAACCCAGTTCGCCAAGTTCGGCGAAGGCCTTCCACATGCCGATCAGGCCGGTGCCGCCACCGGTGGGATAGAAGATCACGTCGGGCAACTGCCAGCCCAACTGTTCCGCCAGTTCCAGCCCCATGGTCTTCTTGCCCTCGATGCGGTAGGGCTCCTTCAACGTCGAGACGTCGAACCAGCCCGCGGGCTCACGCCCAAGGCCGACGATCTTGCCGCAGTCGTTGATCAGGCCGTTGACGCGGAAGAGCCTGGCACCCTGCAGCGCGATTTCGCGCAAATTGACCTCCGGCGTGTCGTCGGGACAGAAGACGAAGGTCTCCAGGCCGGCCCGGCTGCCATAGGCCGCCAGGGCCGCGCCGGCGTTGCCGTTGCTCGGCATGGCGGCGCGCTTCACCCCCAGTTCCTTGGCCATGCTGACGGCCACGGCCAGGCCCCGGGCTTTAAAGGATCCCGTGGGCAAACGCCCCTCGTCCTTGACCAGGATCTCGCCGCCGCCCAGCCGGCGGCTCAGTCCCGGCAGCGTCACCAGCGGCGTCATGCTCTCGCCCAAGCTGACGATATTGGCGCACGACCGCAGCGGCAGGAACTCACGGTAACGCCACAAATCCGGCGCCCGGCGTTCGAGGTCTTGCGGCTTGAGCGCCCGGCCCAGCGCTTCGAGATCGTAGCGCACCAGCAGCGGCCAGCCCTGGGGCGAAAGTTGGTGCAGGCGGTCGGCCGGCAGGCGTTCACCCGTCATGCCGCATTCGAGATGGCTGACGAAAGTGGGGCGTTCCTCGGTCAGGTTGTCGGCGAAGGCCAAGACCTGTGTCCTCCCGGATTAGTGGCTGGGGCGAGGCGAGGACCGATTGATATAGCGTCGGGACGGCCGCTGCAATCCTCGCGAGCCCCATTGACGGGCGCCGTCAGATGGGTATGACTGGCGGGCGCTGCCTCATGACGTATTACGCTACATATTTCGCCCGCCGGGCCGCTTGGGCCGGCTTGTTGGCCGCCCTCTTCTGGCTGCTGGCCTGGCCTGGCGGCAGTTCCGCCCGGGCGGCTGAAGGCTACCGCCTGGAGATGGATTATGAACTCTATATCGGCGGTTTCCTGTTGGGCCGGGCCGGCTTCCAGTTGCAGCTCGGCACCCGCGACTACCGCATCGACGCCCAGGGCCGTTCCGAAGGCCTGATCGATCGCATCGTCGGCTTTCGCAGCCAGGCCTCGTCCCAGGGCCAGGTGCTCGAGGGCCGGCCGCTGCCGACGCT
This genomic interval from Alphaproteobacteria bacterium contains the following:
- a CDS encoding stimulus-sensing domain-containing protein, encoding MEQPSEGQATTATPLPKVQKWHERRLSRLTLRILGINVLALGILLGGLLFLDQYREGLIEAKIAALEIESGIIAGAIGAGAVAGPPGGRRLDAALSAEFLRRLVRTQRTRALLFDSRALVMADSRRLGAAGRRVEMLPLPLPGGDLPALEFLARWAEWLTRTMPGWESYPPYREQLELRALYSEELGHALAGHAASSVRETQDGGLIVSVAMPVQRFKRVLGALVLTAGGADIQQSVRQLQLAIGQVFALALGVTVLLSLYLAGTIVRPIRQLAAAAEMVRRRPGQRAAIPDFSSRRDEIGELSAVLGNMTAVLYDRLEAIEAFAADVAHEVRNPITSIRSAVETLERGPEPAQQQRLMAIIADDVQRLDRLIGDIADASRLDAELARAEAAPVDLEALARTLVEIERTEGRPEIDLNIAATAPGDYVVPGLEGRLGQVLRNLLDNAFTFSPPDSVIELGLQRRDDRVRLLVEDRGPGLPEEKLEAVFERFYSERPEGEAFGRHSGLGLSISRQIVEAHGGTIWAENRHDAEGAVVGARIVVELPV
- a CDS encoding response regulator transcription factor, which produces MSATIALVDDDRNLLASLAMALEAEGFRVRSYHDGAEALRGLGAQPVDLVVLDIKMPRLDGMELLTRLRRHSDVPAIFLTSKDDELDEVLGLKMGADDYIRKPFSLRLLIERIRALLRRAEAAQADDLEAAEKAVVRGDLTLDPARHLCTWRGQPVRLTVTEFLVLTALAQRPGHVKSRDQLMDVAYQDNVYVDDRTIDSHIKRLRRKLREVDAEFANIETLYGVGYRYREV
- a CDS encoding IS4 family transposase, which codes for MARTVAKLPAGSRISDHISLGVITKTFPRHLIDGVLERTGRASLRERQLPAPVMMYYVIALALYAEASYGEVLRCLLEGLRWPSWSFGVVPVAGKSGISQARSRLGVEPVKQLYQQAVGPLAQRETKGAWYGDWRLVSIDGSTQEVANEAANVAAFGRPGASRGRSAYPQLRFVCLVKTGSHVLFGAELGAYTSGEQTLAQAVVERLKPNMLCLADRGFFSFALWSQAAATGAALLWRVEKNQIPPCQQRLSDGSYLSTIYASAKDRRQDRQGRLVRVIEYRLKGIAGAEPLYRLITTITDPAEAPARELAALHQERWEIETAIPPSA
- a CDS encoding threonine synthase, which gives rise to MAFADNLTEERPTFVSHLECGMTGERLPADRLHQLSPQGWPLLVRYDLEALGRALKPQDLERRAPDLWRYREFLPLRSCANIVSLGESMTPLVTLPGLSRRLGGGEILVKDEGRLPTGSFKARGLAVAVSMAKELGVKRAAMPSNGNAGAALAAYGSRAGLETFVFCPDDTPEVNLREIALQGARLFRVNGLINDCGKIVGLGREPAGWFDVSTLKEPYRIEGKKTMGLELAEQLGWQLPDVIFYPTGGGTGLIGMWKAFAELGELGWIDGHRPRMVAVQASGCAPIVKAFEEGSEHAELWPQAQTVASGIRVPAAIGDFLILRAVRESGGFAIAVDDADIEAAQGAAAREDGLLLCPEGAATVAALEKALAEGLVNVSDRVVLYNCGSGLKYPMPAAGEQLDLTQQIDFEAVTRL